The Mycolicibacterium mucogenicum DSM 44124 genomic sequence TCACAAACGGTGACCTCACGATTGCCGAAATGGCTGGCGATATCCGCGGCGCGCAGCATGCCGTATGCATAAGCCGGACGATTTGCCAGCCCAAGTTTCTCTTTGACGCGAAATGACCGGATCTGTCGCCTTCTGATGCCGTCGTAGATCCGCTTTGGAGTCAAGCGATGAATATCCATGTACAGGGTCCCCTTTACTGCCGCGATTGGTGACGTGGAATTGTTGCTGATTCGTCGTCGGTGACTTGCTGGATCCTTGAATCAGTGAAAACCGGTTGAGCTTGGTTGCCGTCCTGTACATGCTCTGACGAGGGCCCGCAATGGGATCGTGAGTATCTCGGGTAGGGTCCACCCAAGCGGGCCACGATCGGGTCGACCGCATCGCGAAAGAGCGTGCGGACCGACCGGCTGGACATGATCAGCGATATGTAGATAGCCGTGACGGCAGGCACGCCGACAAGCATCGAGCCTAGGGGCGATGCGTGCACCAAGTGCGTTACGAGGTACCAGCCCATGCCTCCGGCCACTGCGCCGCAAAGCAACACGTGAAGTCCTGATTTCGCAAAGCTTGATATGGGCATGTGATTACACCGCTTGAGCCAGGCCAGGTTGATGAACCACGCAGCTGTCAAGCCGGCGGTGACTCCACAGGCCACACCCGTGAGGCCCATGGTCGAACCGCCGATGATGCACAGCACCAAAATTGATCGTGTCACCAATGCCGAGAAAAGCAGCGGTCTCGTGTTGTCGGACGCCAGGTACGCCCAGAACGTCACATAACTCAGTACCTGGATCGCACCGCCGATCGAAAGGATAGAAAGGAGCGGCGCTGATTCGCGCCATTGCTGGCCCAGCGCAGTTATTACGATTGGTGCGGCGAGCGATGCGGCGATCGAAAATAAGCCGGTGAGTACTACCGAAATGAAGACCTGAACTTTCAATAGGAAAGGATAAAAGCTATCGCTGTCGTGGTGGCGTTTCGATAGATACGGAAGTACCACGTTCGTGAGCGGTGCCAGGAGCTGGCTTGCCGGCACAGTGAACATTTGGAATGCGCGGTTGTAGATCCCTAGAGCACTGGCGCCCCACCGGGTACCTACTACGTAGGAATCCGCATTGAAGGCGACGTAGTTGGTTAGTTGCGCCAGTCCAGAGTGGAGCCCGAACCGGTATAGGGCGACCATTCCATCAGTCCGTCGTGGCCGGCCCGGCCACCAGTCGGCGATCACGGCTCGTTGTGCGAGCACCGATGCATAGATTACGAGCATCTGGATTACCAGCGACCAATAGCCCAGGCCCTCAACCGCGGCGATCAAGCCAGCAACGAGTCCCATGACTTGGGCCGATGCGTCTGTTGCGGTCAGTGCCACGAATCGGAGGTCGCGAGTGAGCCTGACCTGGAACTGGGCTTGGAGTGCATTGATGATGAACGCGAGGGCTACCCACGGCGCAACGGTGCGCAACGCAGGCTCGCCATAGAGATCCGCTAGTGCCGGTGCGGCGGTGTAAAGCGTGCACGCCATGACTACGCCGATCAGTACGTTGCTCCAGAACAAGTTGCTTGCTTGTCGCTGAGTGAGTACTGCGGTTTGGATCGATGCCTGGGATAGCCCAAAGTCTCGAAGTAGCTCGCCCAGCGACAGGACCACAACCAACATCGTGAATATGCCGATATCTCGTGGACTCAGGAGGTGCGAGAAAGCAATCAAGCCAACTAGCTGTACGAGTGCTTTGACGAGTTGACCGACGATGGTGACGGCGCCCGCTCTCTTCGCGGAGACCGGCCGTGGGTTGTCAGAATGGTCCGACACGGCACAGCCTCACGCGGCCGACCGCGCTGGTTGTTCGGGCGCCGTGGCTGTATCAGCTTGATGTTTCGAGAAGGAGATCGTGTCGCCGTCGGCCGAAAGGAAGCCGAATCCGGCAAACCACAGCGGGAGTATCTCCCACGAGATCATGCCCCACCCCGTCCATGCCACTACCGCGATACCGGGGAGCAACGAGAGCAACGCCGCCGATTTGACGTCAATGCGGCCCTCGCGAATCGCGCGAAGGGCGGTCCATACGACGGTGACTATCAAGGGGGAAAAGAACAGCAATCCTATGGGCAGGCCCAGTTCGGCAATGGGGTACAGGAAGGAGTTGTGCACGGGGAAACCCTTGGCTGCCATCGGATCATACTGGCCCACTACCTCTGAGTAGTAGTTCGGACCGGTACCAGTGGTCAGTGCACTCTTGATCTGCCCGAGTCCGATATCGAGAAGTGATCCTCGACGTCCGCCGTACGGATCTTCTAGTTGCCGAGCTGCCAGTGCTCCGATTGGACCGGCGTTCATCGCGACGAGAACTCCGCCAACGAGACCACCGATTGCCAATCGAACAGCGACCGTGGTCGCCCGGTTGCTGAGTATCGTCCACAAGACGATCGCGACGCCGATGGCGACGATATTTGCGCGTGCCAAGGTGAGCACTGTGGCCACGGTGCCGAGGACAATCGCAGTGGTCGCCAATCTGCGAGTGAGGGCCCGGCCGCTGGCCGTCAGCGGCAGGAGGAAGCACAATTGCAGCAGCACCGTCTTCCCCAGAAAGGAAGGATGGTCGTACAGACCGACCATCCTTCCTTGGTTTATCCACAGCGTGGCGTTGGTAGTGCCAGGTCGAACCAAGAGCACGCCAAGTGCCTGGGCGCCAGTCGTGACGAACTGGATGCCGCACACAACCAGGGAGGTCCACGCGAGTACGAGTCCGGCATTCGAAGTGAGGTGTTGCCCCAGCCATCGGCCGATGCCGAAGGACACGATGGCAGTCATGTATAGCTTCAGCCCCGACCACTGTTCGGGCGTGTTGCCCCAGACTCTGAGCAAGAGAATGGAGCTCAGTACCGCGAAGATCAACAGCAGCCAGCCGCCGCTCCATGGGCCACCGCTCGCCCAAATCGCAAGCAAGGCAAGGGCAAGCAAAAAGTCACTCAGCCAGAATGTCGGTGAGCCCGGGGCGATCCCGTAGTGGATGTTGACGTCTCCCAAGATGAACAGCGTCGTGGTGACGCCGCCGAGTGTCAGTAGGTAGCCACTGATGAATGCGGTCGGCCAGCCGGCAAATGGAGCGACTAGGCATACCAATAGTGCGATCCCTGCGATGCAGATCAATTGACTCAACGACACCGGACTGCCCACTAGCCTTGGAGGGACACTTCCTGTTCAGACTATGGCACCGATTCGTGAGCCGTGAGGAAACTGGAGCTCAAATGGCCGCTGGCGGTGAGATTTTGACCCAATATCGTGGAAGCAGGTCGATCGCGCAACGAGTGTCCGAAAAATGGGCGTTTCTGCTTGACTCAGCGTTCAGTTCGGAAGCGTTTCTCGTCCGGTCACTCTTACATGATGTGACGAGTGCGGCACAGTTGGTCCCCAGCGCGCCAGAGCGATTGCGGCGCCATCTGCTGATTCCGACTGTTGGCAAAGGGAACATCGGTGACCAGGCGATGCTAGAAGCTTTCCTGGCGAATACGACTTGGTCCGTGACCGTCGTTGTCGAACACAACGACGGTCATGCTGTGCCGGTGTCTGCCGCGGAACGGGTGCGCAAGGTTGTGATGCCGGAGCTGTTCACTACGCGGCCGTGGGTCAGGTCCCGGATTAGGCCTCGGCTGGCAAGCCTTATCGCTAGTCATGCAACGCTTTCCGTTATCGGTGCCGACGTGATGGACGGTGGCTACGGCTCAGTCCAATCGATCATCCGATTTGGCATGCTGTGCATGGGCAATGAGGTTGGAACTCCTAATCGCGCGCTTGGCTTCAGCTGGAACGGTGCACCGCCCCGAGAAGTGAAGCGTGCACTGGGGCTCTCGCAACCGAGGTCCCTTCTCTGCCTGCGTGACCCACATTCGCTTGCCCGGATACGTATGGCGGGGGATTACAACGTCATCCCAACCGCAGACATGGTGTTCACCTTAAACACGATGGAGCCGTACGACCGCATTCGTTCCTGGCGGAGCGCGCAAGGGGACAGAGCGCTCGTGATCATCAACGTGAGTGGGATCCTGGCGCGGAACGGGGTCGATAGCTCGGAGTACGTGGAGGTAATCAGGCATCTGCTTCGGCGTGGCTGTTCAGTTGTCTTGCTGCCGCATGTAATTCGCGCGGGCGATGACGACCTCACGGCCTGCGGGGCCGTGGCTGCACAACTGGATGCTAGCGCCCATGTCCACCTCGTCCGAGACCTGTTGAGCCCGGCTCAAGTCGCCTGGTTAGCGGCTCAGGCTACGGCCATCCTGACCGGAAGAATGCACTTGTCCATATTGTCGCTCAATCACGGTGTGCCATCGGCAGTTCTGTCCACTCAAGGCAAAGTGTCGGGGTTGATGGAGCTGTTTGACATTCCCGAATTGACGATTGAGCCCCAGGCCGGCTTTGCCGCACAAGCTCTATCGGTATTGGATCGGATCCTCGACGATCCGAAAATTCGACTACGAGTGTCAAGTGCACTTCCACGCGTCCGCGAACTTGCAGACAAAAACTTCGCCGGTCTTGAGGAGTGCTGAATTAGGTGCGCGCGCTGCGTTTTCGGCTACGCAGCCCGCATCACTACGGGAGTAACTCCACATCGGTGAGTCTCACCAAAGAACCGTCACCACCCTCCGAGAAGAAGCCGATTGCCTGCAACGGGCCTGCTGGAATCGAATCGGCATTTGTGTCATCGCTGATGCTGAGCTCGCCAGGATCCGACTCGTCAATGGTTGCGGGTCGCCATTGACCCTTGTCCCATGACATGACGTGCGTCGCCGTCTCAGCCTTGGTCCAATCCGGCATGTCCGGCTGCTCTGTCTTTGTCTTATACGTCAGCTGAGAAGCCCACCATTTGCCATCTACTCGGACCAGGATTCGTTGTTCACCCGCCGCCGGGGTCTTTGAGGCGAGTTTGAACCGGATCCGTTTTACCTGCGTGCTACTCAAACCGGTGAGGGGCACCCAGGTGGCGCCTATCTGGGTGGAGGCCTTGCGTAGGAAGGCCTTCGTCGCGCCCTCTGGTCTCGACACCCGGTAACCCTCTCCGATGTCACCGGAGACGTCCGTACAGTTCGGGTCCGATTTTGCGGTCCACCCGATCTCCTTCAATGGGTGACCTCCCGGGGATGTCACCTCGAACGAGTACCTGGTGATCGGCTCGCCGGGAAGGAGTGTCCCGAGTCGGACGGCCATGATCTCCTCGGCGCTCAATGCGCGATCGAATACTGCCACGCCGCCCAATTTGCCCTTGGTGAAGTTGATGCCGGGAAACGGAGGCGACCCGTACAGCGCGGCGCCGATGCTGAACCGCTTCGTCGTGGGTGAGCCATTGATGGGTTTGTCGAGCACATAAGGATTACGGTCGACAGTCTGCCGCAGCGTGTATCCCGGCTCCATGGGCGCCGGCTCGGTAACGCCCTTCCACATGTCGGACAATCCGTCAACGTAAGCAACTATTTCGTGGCCGTCATAGGTGAAAGCTTCCATATGCCAACGACCTTGGCCGACTCCGGTGAAGTACTTTCTGGCACTGGCGGCGTAGTCACGGTTCCACGGGTAGCCCGGCGACGGACCGTCTTGCGCGCCGATGTGCGGTGTGTAGTGGCCCCATGACCAGCCGAGATAAAAGAACCCGTCGAAGTAGGAGCCGTACTGACGCGCCTCTGCCGGGCCACCTTCGCAATGAGAACCCGCGCGGAACGCCATACCGTTCGCTGACTTGCCGTTCTGTGGATCGTCGTGGTCGTCGGCGGTGTCGTTCACCCAGTTGATCAGGGTGACCTGCCCACCGGTTTTCGAGACGTCGAGCGCCGCGATGTCACCGTCTTTGACGAAGACCGTCTCGCCGTCGAGCACCAGTGACGGCCCGAACGGGCCAGGATCGCCGCTGTCTTTGCTCACCGTCTTGGAACCGCGTGCTGTCAAGGTTGTGGACTGCGCCCCGGTTCGAGCGGTCACGGTGTTCCCGCCCGTCGGGTCATCCTGGAAGTCCCACATCGCCACCAACCCTCGTGGCCACGCGAAAGTCTTTGCGTCAACTCGGCCGAAGGGCGGTGGTTGACTGCACGCGGTGGCCATCGAAACCCCCGCCGCGGCGCCGGCCGTGAGCAGACATATTCGCCGGACTGCTTCACGTCGCGACAACAGACCGTCTGAAGATGTCGGGGAAGCCCGGTCGGCACCGTTGCCCGCTGGATGTGTCATTACGTGAAGAGTACGTCTCGAAGCGAGTCCCCGCTATGAAACACAAGTCCCAAAATTGAAGCTTGAGACGCCGGCTGGAACGTTGGCTAGAACCAGCCCGAGCATGATCTTTGACCCTGTAGTCAATTATCCCGCGCGAGGTCTGCTGCGCGGCATATGATGCGCCGATGGTAGCCACCGACCAGTCGCTCACCGCGGGCCGAGGCGGTACGAAACAGCAACCGGCCCGACACAATCAGGGACACGGGTGGCGTCGTCACGATCTCCAGGGAATGCGTGCGCTCGCGGTACTGGTGGCTGTTCTATACCACGTATTCGATTGGCCGCGTGGCGGTTTCGTCGGTGTGGAGATCTTTTTCGTCCTGAGTGGCTTCTTCATCACCCGCCTCTTGATCCGAGAGCGGACCACGACCGGCAAGCTGTCGTTCCAGAACTTCTACATCCGCAGGGTGAAGCGGATTCTGCCTACCGCCTTGCTGGTCTCTGTTGTGACGGTGATCGGCTCGGAACTGCTGTTCACGGCCATTCGCGCAAAGGCGACGCTTGTCGATGCGCTGTACGCGGCGGTGTTCGCGGCCAACTACCACTTCGAAGCGATCGGGACTGACTACTTCGAAGTTGGGCAGCCGCCGTCTCCGTTCCAGCATTACTGGTCGCTGTCCGTCGAGGAACAGTTCTACTTTGTCTGGCCGGCGCTCCTCGTCCTGATCTTCGCCCTCACCCGAGCGCTTCGCCGCAACGGTCACAGTTGGGCTCGGCAGGCAGGCTTGTTCTGTGCCATGTCGCTTGTCGTCATCGCGTCGTTCGCTTGGGCGGTGTACTTCACAAAGCACGATCCGACGAGCGCATACTTCTCGACATTTTCCCGCATCTGGGAGCTGGGCACCGGAGCATTGGTGGCCATCGCTGGGCCATGGCTGGCTCGGTTGCCGGAGTCGATTCGTCCGGCACTCGCGTACCTCGGTCTCGGGGCCGTGGTCGCATCGCTGTTCATGATCGACGCGACGGTGCCGTTCCCCGCTCCGTGGGGGGTGGTTCCGGTGCTCGGCACGGCGCTCGTCGTCGCTGCGTTCCAGGGCGTTGAGGTTCGGGGCATGTACCCACTCACAAATCCGGTCGCTCGGTACATCGGCGACACGAGTTACACCCTTTATCTCTGGCACTGGCCGGTCATAGTCCTGTTGATGACGCTGATGCCGCGAGGCGTGCTGTTTGATGTCATCGCCCTCGTTACTGCTGCGGTACTGACGGTCGTCACATATCACTTATTCGAGAATCCGATCCGGAACTCGGATTGGCTGACGGGCGACGGCTCGTCCAAGCCTTCGCGGTTCGCGCTCACACGAACTGGTCTGGCGGTCGTGGGGGTCGTGGCCGTCGTAGCCGTAGTTGGTTCGATATTTGCCATTCAGTACGCCGAGAAAACGGCGCGAACATCGCAAGCAGATCAGCAACTTGTCGTCGCTTCCGAGGCGCCCAAGCCTCAGGCGGTCGACCCGTGCTTCGGGGCCGCCGCGATGGTTACGGAGGGGTGTGCCCTACGGAATTCCGCCGTGCCGCTACGGCCGACAGTTGACGAGTTCGCCAACGACACACAAGGTGCATACGCCTGCTTCCGACTGGAGCATCAGCCACTTAAGTCCTGCGTTTACGGCTACAGCGGGGATGACGCGACGCGCATCGCCATCGTCGGAGACTCCCATGCCGGCATGCTGCTGCCGGCCCTGTCCCAGTACCTCATGGCCAATAAATGGGAGCTTACGACATACGTTGGCTGGGGATGTGAATGGCAGATCCCAGCAGTGGGAGATTGCCCCATCGACGACATTCAATCGAGCCTTCTCAAACGCCCATACGATCTCGTAATCACCACCTCCGCGCGCAAGTTCGGCTCTGTCGCCGCCATGCAAAGCGCATGGGAGCCCGTCGCCGCGGCGGGCAGTCGAATCGCTGTCATCGGGGACAACCCCGAGGTGAGCGAGGAGTCCATCGCGTGCCTGACGCGAGTGACGACCGGTGACGATCGCACCGGCGACTGCGGTACCCCGGCGGCTCTCGCATTCGCGAAATCGGACCCGCTCCTCAAGGCGGCTGCTCTGGTGCCGAACACGACAGTCATCGACCTCACGAAGTACTACTGCACGTCTGATCGGTGTCCGACCGTCATCGGAGATGTCATTGTGTACCGCGACACCGTCGGAGGGCACCTGACGGCGACATATGCAAAAACTCTCGGTGCAGCCATCGTGGAAGCGATAAACCGAATTATGGCGCCGCACTGATGATCACGCTGATTGGTCGCCGAGGCCGGCTCCGCAGCGACTCAAAGGGACGAGCCGATGCCGAGAGGGTGGCAGCGGGCAGATTGTTTCGCGGCAGGTTCAAGTCGGCAGTCCGCAAGGCGATCGTTGCCTACAGCCTGCGTAACCGGCGCAAGAAGACAGACTTCATTCTCGCGTTCCTTGCTGAGCATGACGTCAATGACGTGCTTCTGGTCGGCGCCACCGGAGACGAGCACGGGCAGGCAAACTCCGGTGTCATCGAAAGTTTTATTGCTGCACGGTATCTGGTGAAGATGGGCATCAACATAGAGCCGGCCAACACCACCTATCCGTTCATGATTGCCGACGCACGGGACATGCCCTTCGAGGCCAACTACGTCGATTTTGCGTTGGCGAATGCAATCATCGAGCACGTGGGGCACGAACCCGAGCAGCGCCGTATGGTCGAGGAGATGTCTCGAGTGGCTCGTACTTGGATTGTCACTACGCCCAACAAGTGGTTTCCCGTGGAGTCGCACACGTCGACCCTGTTTCTTCATTGGTTTCCAGCTTGGCGTCGGGGTCGTGAGACAGACTTCACGAGATTGCTGTCGCGACGCGAATTTCGCGCGCTCCTGCCGGACGATGCGAAGATCTCGGGGAGTCCGTTCAGCCCGACTTTCATCGCTTGCTACGCACGCTAACGGCGCTCTCCCCATAGATGGACGTCCAATTGCGATCGAGCCTGACACGCCGTGCTGTCATGCGCGCGACTCTCGGTGCCGCCCTTGCAACCGTTCTTCCGATCGTCTCTAGTCGGTCCGTCACCGCGGCGGTCGCATCTCCGCCTGATGCGGCTGCGGCCAACCCGACCCGCTACATTTCAGCGTCTGGCAGCGACAGTAATGACGGATTGACTCCGAACACTGCGTGGGCAACCATCACGAAAGCAAACTCAGCTCTTCCGAAAGACCGTTCCGTCTTATTGTTTCGGCGAGGCGACACCTTCTACGGGGAGTTGAACCTGCCGATGGGTTGCGAGGTCGGAGCCTACGGGGCGGGTGATATGCCGGTGCTGACCTTATACAAACTGCTGAACCGCTCGGCCGGATGGCTGGAGCACAGCCCGGGAGTCTGGCGGGTGGATCTGCGCTCGCCAACTACGCACAGTGGCTACACAGCGACAACCGATGCCAATGTCGGCTTTTTGCTGGTCGACGGGGTTGTCCACCCACGCCTGAAGTCTGATGTGGAATCGCTCAGCGCACCATGGGACTTCGCGTGCGATACCCAGAACGGAATGCTGTATGTGAAGGCATCCGCCAATCCGACGACGCTGGCGAGTGACATCAGGGCGGCACCGAACGGGAGTCTAGTCGGAGCGGGTGGCGCCGTTATTCACTGTGAACAGGGATCGAACGATATTCACGACGTGCATATCACCGGTGCGGGCGGTTGTGGCATCGTCGGCAGCGCTCCCGACGTGCGCATCCATCATTGTCTCATCGACTACATCGGCGGCTCAAAGCTTCTCGCAGTGGATCCCGGTGGCGCGATGCGCTACGGCAACGCGATTGGCAACTGGATCAACGTTGTGCGCTGGCGGATAGAGGGCAACGAGATTGCGCATGTCTACGATGCCGCGTGGAGCCCCCAGGGCTATGACCCGAACGGGGGGCCGGTGTCATGGCAGGACCTCGCCTTCCGCGATAACTACGCGCACGATTGCGGCCAGATGATCGAGTTCTGGTCGCAGGGCAGTAACCCGGACTCGCTAGGGTTTGTGCGAATCTTTGTGGAGGGCAATCGCTTCGAGCGTGCAGGCTATGGCGCCTTCGCTGACGCGAGGGCTGATCAAGAGGTGCGGGTACACCTGTTGACCTATCGGCTGGAAACGCCGGTGGATATCACGATTCAGAACAATCTTTTCGACGACGCATTCGGGGCATACAGCTACCACGCGGTCGACCCTCCGTCTGGGTATATAACTCGCAACAACACCATTCGGTTGCGAGCGCAGCACCTGATTCAATTTCAGCGACCCGAAACAGTCGAACAGTCCGCTGCTTGGCAGGTTTCGACAGGGCGCGAGAGTGGTTCGGTGTTCACCGTGCAGCTTTAGCTGGAACACGGGCCCAGCACGATCGAGATTTTGTGCGATCTTAGAGAATGCCCTTCTGTTGAAGCGTCTCAATCATCACTGGGTAAAGCTTGTCGGCGTACGTAGGGGCCATGTGGACAGCACCGTACTTCGTCGGAGATGTTCCGACGAAGGCTGGGCACAACTGTTGTTCGACACTACAGAACCAGGGTCTCGAGTCGATCCAGATTGCGTCGACCGCAGCAGCCAATTGTTGTTCTGCATTGGCCATCTGGCTCCATCCGTTGTCTACCTTCCCGACACAATCGGCCGGCGTACTCGACCGTTTGCCGTAGCACTCAGTGGCAGACGGACCGGCGGGAGGCGGTGACATAAACACCAGACGCTGTGCCTTCGGCCGGAACCGTTGCACGATCCGGTGGAGGGAATCGGCCCACTGACTCGGTCCTAGCAGTTCATGGGAACCCGCAATATGCAGGTTATTCGGCTGGTTGGCAACGATCACGACGTTTGGGTTGTTGGTATTGATGAAGTCGATCG encodes the following:
- a CDS encoding lipopolysaccharide biosynthesis protein, whose protein sequence is MSDHSDNPRPVSAKRAGAVTIVGQLVKALVQLVGLIAFSHLLSPRDIGIFTMLVVVLSLGELLRDFGLSQASIQTAVLTQRQASNLFWSNVLIGVVMACTLYTAAPALADLYGEPALRTVAPWVALAFIINALQAQFQVRLTRDLRFVALTATDASAQVMGLVAGLIAAVEGLGYWSLVIQMLVIYASVLAQRAVIADWWPGRPRRTDGMVALYRFGLHSGLAQLTNYVAFNADSYVVGTRWGASALGIYNRAFQMFTVPASQLLAPLTNVVLPYLSKRHHDSDSFYPFLLKVQVFISVVLTGLFSIAASLAAPIVITALGQQWRESAPLLSILSIGGAIQVLSYVTFWAYLASDNTRPLLFSALVTRSILVLCIIGGSTMGLTGVACGVTAGLTAAWFINLAWLKRCNHMPISSFAKSGLHVLLCGAVAGGMGWYLVTHLVHASPLGSMLVGVPAVTAIYISLIMSSRSVRTLFRDAVDPIVARLGGPYPRYSRSHCGPSSEHVQDGNQAQPVFTDSRIQQVTDDESATIPRHQSRQ
- a CDS encoding LamG domain-containing protein, with the protein product MWDFQDDPTGGNTVTARTGAQSTTLTARGSKTVSKDSGDPGPFGPSLVLDGETVFVKDGDIAALDVSKTGGQVTLINWVNDTADDHDDPQNGKSANGMAFRAGSHCEGGPAEARQYGSYFDGFFYLGWSWGHYTPHIGAQDGPSPGYPWNRDYAASARKYFTGVGQGRWHMEAFTYDGHEIVAYVDGLSDMWKGVTEPAPMEPGYTLRQTVDRNPYVLDKPINGSPTTKRFSIGAALYGSPPFPGINFTKGKLGGVAVFDRALSAEEIMAVRLGTLLPGEPITRYSFEVTSPGGHPLKEIGWTAKSDPNCTDVSGDIGEGYRVSRPEGATKAFLRKASTQIGATWVPLTGLSSTQVKRIRFKLASKTPAAGEQRILVRVDGKWWASQLTYKTKTEQPDMPDWTKAETATHVMSWDKGQWRPATIDESDPGELSISDDTNADSIPAGPLQAIGFFSEGGDGSLVRLTDVELLP
- a CDS encoding acyltransferase family protein translates to MVATDQSLTAGRGGTKQQPARHNQGHGWRRHDLQGMRALAVLVAVLYHVFDWPRGGFVGVEIFFVLSGFFITRLLIRERTTTGKLSFQNFYIRRVKRILPTALLVSVVTVIGSELLFTAIRAKATLVDALYAAVFAANYHFEAIGTDYFEVGQPPSPFQHYWSLSVEEQFYFVWPALLVLIFALTRALRRNGHSWARQAGLFCAMSLVVIASFAWAVYFTKHDPTSAYFSTFSRIWELGTGALVAIAGPWLARLPESIRPALAYLGLGAVVASLFMIDATVPFPAPWGVVPVLGTALVVAAFQGVEVRGMYPLTNPVARYIGDTSYTLYLWHWPVIVLLMTLMPRGVLFDVIALVTAAVLTVVTYHLFENPIRNSDWLTGDGSSKPSRFALTRTGLAVVGVVAVVAVVGSIFAIQYAEKTARTSQADQQLVVASEAPKPQAVDPCFGAAAMVTEGCALRNSAVPLRPTVDEFANDTQGAYACFRLEHQPLKSCVYGYSGDDATRIAIVGDSHAGMLLPALSQYLMANKWELTTYVGWGCEWQIPAVGDCPIDDIQSSLLKRPYDLVITTSARKFGSVAAMQSAWEPVAAAGSRIAVIGDNPEVSEESIACLTRVTTGDDRTGDCGTPAALAFAKSDPLLKAAALVPNTTVIDLTKYYCTSDRCPTVIGDVIVYRDTVGGHLTATYAKTLGAAIVEAINRIMAPH
- a CDS encoding class I SAM-dependent methyltransferase, which gives rise to MITLIGRRGRLRSDSKGRADAERVAAGRLFRGRFKSAVRKAIVAYSLRNRRKKTDFILAFLAEHDVNDVLLVGATGDEHGQANSGVIESFIAARYLVKMGINIEPANTTYPFMIADARDMPFEANYVDFALANAIIEHVGHEPEQRRMVEEMSRVARTWIVTTPNKWFPVESHTSTLFLHWFPAWRRGRETDFTRLLSRREFRALLPDDAKISGSPFSPTFIACYAR
- a CDS encoding polysaccharide pyruvyl transferase family protein → MAAGGEILTQYRGSRSIAQRVSEKWAFLLDSAFSSEAFLVRSLLHDVTSAAQLVPSAPERLRRHLLIPTVGKGNIGDQAMLEAFLANTTWSVTVVVEHNDGHAVPVSAAERVRKVVMPELFTTRPWVRSRIRPRLASLIASHATLSVIGADVMDGGYGSVQSIIRFGMLCMGNEVGTPNRALGFSWNGAPPREVKRALGLSQPRSLLCLRDPHSLARIRMAGDYNVIPTADMVFTLNTMEPYDRIRSWRSAQGDRALVIINVSGILARNGVDSSEYVEVIRHLLRRGCSVVLLPHVIRAGDDDLTACGAVAAQLDASAHVHLVRDLLSPAQVAWLAAQATAILTGRMHLSILSLNHGVPSAVLSTQGKVSGLMELFDIPELTIEPQAGFAAQALSVLDRILDDPKIRLRVSSALPRVRELADKNFAGLEEC
- a CDS encoding O-antigen ligase family protein produces the protein MSQLICIAGIALLVCLVAPFAGWPTAFISGYLLTLGGVTTTLFILGDVNIHYGIAPGSPTFWLSDFLLALALLAIWASGGPWSGGWLLLIFAVLSSILLLRVWGNTPEQWSGLKLYMTAIVSFGIGRWLGQHLTSNAGLVLAWTSLVVCGIQFVTTGAQALGVLLVRPGTTNATLWINQGRMVGLYDHPSFLGKTVLLQLCFLLPLTASGRALTRRLATTAIVLGTVATVLTLARANIVAIGVAIVLWTILSNRATTVAVRLAIGGLVGGVLVAMNAGPIGALAARQLEDPYGGRRGSLLDIGLGQIKSALTTGTGPNYYSEVVGQYDPMAAKGFPVHNSFLYPIAELGLPIGLLFFSPLIVTVVWTALRAIREGRIDVKSAALLSLLPGIAVVAWTGWGMISWEILPLWFAGFGFLSADGDTISFSKHQADTATAPEQPARSAA